The following proteins come from a genomic window of Dreissena polymorpha isolate Duluth1 chromosome 1, UMN_Dpol_1.0, whole genome shotgun sequence:
- the LOC127877244 gene encoding heavy metal-binding protein HIP-like: MESYGFLLFISGMLAFSQGQISVFAQTVPGVGSTPPTAVRYALLLKELAAVTEGRATLEERVHRYQQAYTALKRRIDAQKASCTCFNATTVAFTAHLDKDVSVLGIDQPLPFDNVTLNDGNAYDARHAQFRAPFNGTYQFYVSIATRAGYLVAADVMLNGNPVVKLRTGNQNQVNSATTGVTLTLNAGDDVWVQHDHAIADSNRLFYDEGFLTTFTGHLVNKIKLEGVRRHA, encoded by the exons atggaatcCTATGGTTTTCTGCTTTTTATTTCCGGGATGCTGGCGTTTTCCCAAGGGCAGATCAGCGTGTTTGCACAGACTGTGCCGGGCGTCGGCTCTACGCCGCCGACGGCGGTGCGCTACGCGCTGCTGCTAAAGGAGCTTGCCGCGGTCACGGAGGGCCGGGCCACACTGGAGGAGAGGGTTCATCGCTACCAGCAGGCGTACACCGCTCTTAAGCGCCGCATCGACGCACAAAAAG CAAGCTGCACGTGTTTCAATGCAACTACTGTGGCATTCACAGCCCATCTGGACAAAGACGTATCAGTTCTCGGTATCGACCAACCGCTTCCTTTCGACAACGTCACGCTGAACGACGGCAACGCTTACGACGCTAGGCACGCCCAGTTTCGCGCTCCTTTTAACGGCACGTACCAATTCTACGTCTCAATAGCAACCAGGGCAGGTTATCTGGTTGCTGCTGACGTCATGCTTAACGGAAACCCAGTCGTGAAACTGCGGACGGGAAATCAAAATCAGGTCAACTCGGCCACCACGGGCGTGACGTTGACCCTAAACGCAGGGGATGACGTATGGGTCCAACACGACCATGCGATCGCTGACTCTAACCGTCTCTTCTACGACGAAGGTTTCTTAACGACATTCACGGGTCATTTGGTCAATAAAAT AAAATTAGAAGGAGTAAGGAGGCATGCTTAA